A region of the Salmo trutta chromosome 40, fSalTru1.1, whole genome shotgun sequence genome:
ACTTGCTCCCCATGGGTAATTCCATGTTAAGTGACTCAGATGTCAAACTATGCACAAAGAAatgtttacaaaaacacatttacttgaacagtgcaaatgcaaagtttggtaagtgtttttgtaaaatgttcaaagtagtccttgtgcataaagttatggtttgtttaactttgcagtattggtttttgtttgacatgaAATGAGTCACTTACTGTGGAATTTCCCCTTGTATATTGGCCAATTTGATTACATTGTTAGCATATTGGACAATTGATTTCATTGTTGTTGGTTAGATCCGAGTTCGTGATGACAAGATGCCCCTGGCACACATTGCCATTGCTGTGGAAGCAGTGGGCTGGTCGCACCCCGATACCATTCCCCTTATGGTGGCAAACACACTCATCGGCAACTGGGACCGCTCCTTTGGTGGGGGTGTGGTAAGTTCTCATTCATGTTCCCAGGCACCGGGACTCCTTCCAGGTCGATTCCTCCTCTTACCATCTGTGTATTGACCTTTGCCAGAATCTCTCCAGCAAGCTGGCGCAGATGGCGTGCCAGGGCAACCTGTGCCACAGCTTCCAGTCTTTCAACACCTGTTACACCGACACAGGCCTGTGGGGACTCTACATGGTGTGTGAGCCTGGCACCATCAACGAGATGATGCACTTCGCCCAGCTGGAATGGTGAGCACTGACTGAGCCCAGCTGTCACCTGAGTGGGCAGTCAAACCAAGCTGGCCTGGTTATGCTGGAACAGGGCTGAAAaggacaatgtaaaaaaaatctggCCCAGCATAGTTTGGGTCAGCACGGTAGTGTGAAAGGGGGTTGCCGCTCAGTTCATGACTTCTGTCCAGTAAATTTGACTGACGTTTACTTTTGTTTACCTCAGGATGTCACTCTGCACTAGTGTTACTGAGAGCCAAGTTGCAAGAGCCAAGAACCTCCTCAAGACAAACATGCTTTTGCATCTTGACGGTAAGGCCACGTGATCAGGGTTTGAATTACCAATGGACTTTTGGGGGTACCCAGTTTCTGCGGGCACATTGACATTTCAATTCTTATGGAGGTATTTAGCCAGCCCCTTTAATTCAAACCCTGCCAATGATCATAATAAATTGTGTAAAATCAAATTGACCTTTTTCTAGGATCCACCCCCATCTGTGAGGACATCGGCAGACAGATGCTTTGTTACAGCCGTAGGATCCCTCTGCATGAACTGGAGGCCAGAATCGATGTGAGTAAATGAATGTTGATGCCAAATGTAAGCTGTGATTAACATAGCAGAGACACTTGTGGACTGTATTGGGAAATTGCAGTGTCtttatttgaaatattttatGTCCCTCGAAGGCCATAGATGCAAAGACCATCAAGGACGTGTGTACAAAATACATCTATGACAAATCGCCTGCCATCGCAGCAGTCGGTACGTTGTGATTTCTATTCTTATTGACATCGAGAACAGATTCTAATTCTTTCTGTGTACTTGCATTTTCCCCCCTTCCAAATTAAGGCCATTAGGGGTCGTCAAACAAAGTTATGCAATTTCAGCTACAAATATACACACTTCATTTGTTGCCAAAACAATACATACAATATTGCACTCAGTCAAGACCTTACCTAGTCTGCTGTGCTGCTAGGTCAGAACAGTGGAATTGAACTGTTGAAGGTTGACTACTTACAAAACTGGTGTGGTATAAAGAGCATTCAGTACATTTCCCTCTTGTTTCAGGACCAATTGAGCAGCTCCCAGACTACAACCGAATTCGCAGTGGGATGTACTGGATGAGAACCTGAGAATTGGCGCTCTTTAGATACTTAGGAAAGTTAATAACAGCGAGCAGCcaactgtacagtatataaacaTCAACTTTTACAGAGTTTAAGTTGTGGTTTCTTTACATTTTATTATAAAATAAAGACCAACACAATAACGTTAAAAGAACATAGGGCTGCTTGTCTTGTCATTTTTTGCTTTTACTGCTAACTTGTTCCTGGGCGGCCTTCTTGGCTTTGACCATCTCCACCAGTTCCTGTAGAGGAGAGAACTAGCTTTAGGCAGGCATTCAATCTGATCAGCGGTAGATCCCTTTTTAAAAGGTCTCTTCCCATTGAGGCACtatgcagcgtttactgtgaatTCGGGCTCCGCAAACATGGGAACGTTGCTTTTAAAAAGGTGGACTAAATGCTATCAGATTGTATCCCAGCCTTAAAATGCTGCCATCTAAATTGTACAGGGATTGTAACCACACACAGAAGGATCAACGATAAGGCCCAGCTTACCTTATATCTCTTCATACAGTCCTTCTTGGTACGTCCGGGCACAGCTGCAGCGATCTTCTCCCACCTCTCTGGGGTGCTGACGGGGTAAGTCTTCAAGGCCTGCTCTAGCAGCTTCTGCTCCTCAGTGGTCCAGGATGCAGTGTTGGCTTCAGCACCTGAAGCAGTGAGAATTAAAGAGGACAGTGAATGGCTAAGACTAGGAAACATCCAGAAAGAACCTGTAGTCACTACTAAACCCCCCCATATTGCTTAATCAGATCCTCAAGTGTAGAAAGTATGAGGTCAGTGACAAAGTACTTTCAGTCATAGGTATAAATCCAATGGGCTTTTGTGCAAGCAAAAATTTACTAAATGACCACTCACCGTCAAATCTCTCAGAGGGCACTGCGTTGTCCACTGTCTGGGGCACGGCTGCATGCTCTTTGTTAAACTTCTCAAAAGCCTTCTTGTTAATCTCGTCTTTCTGCCCGGGTTCTGAAAAAGTGGCACTAAAGTCTCAAAAGTGTTTTGCAGAGAATCACACTGACAAAAACTCCACCAACTGGTGACATGACAGTTGCTCACCAAGCTTTTGTAAGTTCTTGGCTTTGTTGATGACATCTTTGGCTGTCCTTTTGATGCCACTGGTGGAGTGCAAGTTCATGTAGTTGGCAATGACTTCCCATCTATAGGATAGAAACAACAAAAGACTTAAAGTAAAAGCATGAAATCTGCAAGGCCATCTACACCAGCAGTGGAATGTTCAGCTTCATGAACAGAACACAGCCAAGTTCATTAGGCAAACATTGCAGATTGAAATGTCATGAATATTGAACTTGTACCATTTATAGCCTCACTGTACCATTGTTCAAATGAAAAAGTGTCTGTCTCCCATGAGCAGTGTCAATACAGAAATGTCATGAATAGAGTggattccttattctacatgcGAGAGGAAAGTTCGTTATGTATTTTTAGGCTTGTTTGTTCTACATATTTCTACTTCAACATTGTGCCCTGTTGAACGCAGCCTTGGGAGGGTACCTGGCGTTGGTTCCAGCAGGGAACAGGTTGACTGCTTTGATGAGCAGCGGGAGCTCTTCTTCATTCCAGCCCTTTCCTCCGCCCCCGCCTCCTCCGCTGGCCTGTACGGCAGTGCGAACAgcttgcctggcctgcacctcCGCATCTTTCTCCTTTTGCAGCTGGGCATTCACCTCCTGCAcctgtacatacacacaaaaaacaatGTCAGTGGTACAGATGGAAGCTGTGTACCATATTTACACTCAGTCATCATGCGGTGCCATGCCAATGTGTGGTGGTCTCTACCTGCTTCTCCACCGCTACCTTGCCCTCCTCCTTTGAACCCGATGCCAATCCTTCATTCAGGGATTGCAGACTGGAGATAACAGTGGGAATCACTTTGAGTTCAACTCCAGATTTGTATAAAGTATTACCAATAAGGCAATTTCAATTAATATCCTTTACCTCACAAGCTCCAAACGGTCACAAAGTTTCTCCACATCTTCCATCATTTTCACACTATCAGATTCATTGTCACCAAAGTAATTCCAGTTCTTCAGGGGGAAACAAAAGAGGACAGAAAAATACTAAGATGAGTTGGGTACCTTAAACAGCATTACAATCTTGCCCACTAACCAGCAAATGTTAATTCATTCCCTGGAGAGAGGCCATCCCATTCAAGCAGCACCTTGCAAGTTGTCCTCAGTTTCTGCCTCTCTTTCTTGATGGCCTTCTTTTggatctccttctccttcttggCCTGCTGGGCAACCAGTttggcctcctcttcctccttctctttgGCCAGCCGTGCAGCATCCAGCTCTGCCTGCCGAGCCTGATACCAACAGTCAAACGCATTGAAGTCTATGCAGAAACAATCTGGACACAAGGGAGGCAAGATTAAAACAAAATGGATGTTCTAATGTGTCGGACTGACCCGCTCCTTCTCCTCCTGCTCTTTCCTCTTGGCGTCTGCTTTGGCCTTCTTCTCATTCTCCTTTCTGGCCTTCTCATCATCTTTGAATTTCTTTATCCTGGGATCAAGGCTGTAGGCCGTGTCTTTCAACAGAAACGCACCCAAACAGTGTCATTCCATGAACCCATCTGCCAGGTATTTCAGTTTGGAGTTAGTCATTTTCTATTGTTCATGTAAGAACAGGTATACATGTCTAGTGGGCCTTACCAACAAGTGTCCGTAGTCTATTCATCTCTTCCTTCTTCCTGGTGGCTCTGGCTGCACGATTCTGCTTTTCAATCCATCTCCTCTCATCACGACTGAATTCAACAGATGAAAGCATACAAATTAGACACTACTGAGAATGGAAGACacaggcagcctagcggttagagctctgggccagtaaccgaaag
Encoded here:
- the LOC115180251 gene encoding dnaJ homolog subfamily C member 2, with the protein product MLIEALEGDVTVVYCNAIAASVQIEVEPVGRWFEAFLKRRNRNVSASFQELEEEEELSEESEDEELQLEDFPLLRTLDPKDWKNQDHYAVLGLAHMRYKATQKQIKAAHKAMVLKHHPDKRKAAGEQIVEGDGDYFTCITKAIEILSDPVKRRAFDSVDPTFDNAVPSKGEGKDNFFEAYAPIFERNARWSSKKHVPKLGTMDSSFEDVDNFYSVWYNFDSWREFSYLDEEEKDKAECRDERRWIEKQNRAARATRKKEEMNRLRTLVDTAYSLDPRIKKFKDDEKARKENEKKAKADAKRKEQEEKERARQAELDAARLAKEKEEEEAKLVAQQAKKEKEIQKKAIKKERQKLRTTCKNWNYFGDNESDSVKMMEDVEKLCDRLELVSLQSLNEGLASGSKEEGKVAVEKQVQEVNAQLQKEKDAEVQARQAVRTAVQASGGGGGGGKGWNEEELPLLIKAVNLFPAGTNARWEVIANYMNLHSTSGIKRTAKDVINKAKNLQKLEPGQKDEINKKAFEKFNKEHAAVPQTVDNAVPSERFDGAEANTASWTTEEQKLLEQALKTYPVSTPERWEKIAAAVPGRTKKDCMKRYKELVEMVKAKKAAQEQVSSKSKK